The following proteins come from a genomic window of Miscanthus floridulus cultivar M001 chromosome 2, ASM1932011v1, whole genome shotgun sequence:
- the LOC136519415 gene encoding FIP1[V]-like protein, which translates to MEEDDEFGDLYTDILIPTQTPASTSALSNPVPVETLPRQPPNPNPTPLAAAAEEEEDDDDWLLGGSDPIPGVDPTGDWADEDDDGGEPAPPVKREVAAPAKRPTSADDIDPLMGGGAGDSGPAIPGLSSAAAAGAAGSDEWDSDSEDDIQIVLNETDGRRGLGEDEGDDEDGEDLVIVADGPHITGMEEQDWGEDPAAAGAEGERKDGGEPGKTVAALGGRIGYSGGGPGFHQQHHSMFKYVRPGAPGGASVGGVPGGPVQFRPPGPSGPFSGRGRGDWRPAAGRGMNKSFQTGYGITPWGGSGRGFGGGLDFALPPHKTIFDIDVETAFEEKPWTFPGADISDFFNFGLDEEKWKDFCKQLDQLRLESTMKSRIRVYESGRSEQDYDPDLPPELAAVTGHPDNSADSRNKTDNGHTDFSAQGRGPANVRTPVMTGRPIQVETNYTDRFPSVDSRPHRMRESDSVIEIVCQGRDSMDDETVDQTEKDSQGGNKGVHDVEEGKPYPSDKINNSAHNSNSVIKTEHKRQLPVSSESDMLSTDVNAHSPPSDKTRHSPRGARSLKGSSLGQNSIREIESSNEVIPRQSSSNRRHDSQKENLVEGSENKGDSEGSLAANDDGADKLSTEDHFDGDGGDDDDDDDDDDDKLALVGSVEVDGDDATSDPNTPSDANEDDNLVHSDKKQKHISVVEQPTGHNSSEPDELKTSENSKGRSGSSKDQQKRLESGEEVLQDRQSRRVNNVRRHHDAEERNLHRKDEYSRDVKSDLERSHLPSRGREDIHQSYANRDRVDTRGRSYDRVRETEIWPRRDDGAHSRRAKEEDLRLEYNVEGGARQRNKVRPIDRNDRDEDHSRKRLDDGDWRGSRQRERGDVVLNRRESDDSHIKRNKDDENLRRLKPENEDMVVAHGYRARDDNNRRKKERDDGIDQKRRDDSGRLREKADDRSHAKQKDGSWRQREREDRQRPKHENALTVQREEGRGTSRGSRMMDDKLVSGGRKKDEPRSSVLSKDTQERTRQNEPSRRGQGVEENNVQNKGRSDVHPRDDNSNSERNSRQEKQNNNRLSGSSDTRHTSRDRHRESTRKGRGSELGEHDLHRSSKRRREDHESHRSGKVETKEVNEQESSRGHATLSKKSQNPQPDNSLVNQVEEDAISNDENHEDSRRGRSKLERWTSHKEIEYSNIDDDSTQTFPTIKADVEADEVGKSEVSAAAGNSDINSNVDTGQTSDKMTEERERDRHLDTVERLKRRSERFKLPMPGEKDAPQSKKVDTEVQPPQNESAAADMEVKPERPARKRRWTGS; encoded by the exons atGGAGGAAGACGACGAGTTCGGCGACCTCTACACCGACATCCTCATCCCCACTCAGACCCCCGCATCCACCTCCGCGCTATCCAACCCTGTTCCAGTTGAAACCCTACCCCGCCAGCCTCCAAACCCTAATCCTACccccttggcggcggcggcggaggaggaggaggacgacgacgactggCTCCTAGGAGGGAGCGACCCCATACCCGGGGTTGACCCGACCGGCGATTGGgccgacgaggacgacgatggaGGCGAGCCCGCACCTCCCGTGAAGCGTGAGGTTGCTGCGCCCGCGAAGCGGCCCACCTCTGCGGATGATATTGATCCGCTCATGGGGGGTGGTGCGGGCGATTCCGGGCCGGCCATCCCTGGGCTTTCGTCGGCGGCGGCAGCTGGTGCGGCCGGGAGCGACGAATGGGACAGCGATAGCGAGGACGACATCCAGATCGTGCTCAACGAGACCGATGGCCGCCGGGGGCTCGGGGAGGATGAAGGAGACGACGAAGACGGTGAGGACCTCGTCATCGTCGCCGATGGACCACACATCACCGGGATGGAGGAGCAGGATTGGGGAGAGGACCCAGCAGCGGCAGGGGCAGAAGGAGAGCGAAAGGACGGAGGTGAGCCTGGTAAGACGGTGGCGGCACTGGGAGGAAGGATCGGGTACAGTGGCGGCGGCCCAGGGTTCCACCAGCAGCACCATTCCATGTTCAAG TATGTACGCCCTGGCGCTCCTGGTGGTGCTTCAGTAGGTGGGGTACCTGGTGGTCCTGTTCAGTTCCGCCCTCCTGGGCCTTCAGGCCCTTTCTCTGGTCGTGGTAGAGGTGACTGGAGGCCTGCTGCTGGTCGAGGCATGAATAAAAGTTTTCAAACAGGCTATGGAATCACTCCATGGGGTGGTTCAGGGCGCGGTTTTGGTGGTGGACTAGATTTTGCACTTCCTCCTCACAA GACAATATTTGATATTGACGTGGAAACCGCATTTGAGGAGAAGCCATGGACATTCCCTGGTGCTGATATTTCAGACTTTTTTAACTTTGGCCTTGATGAAGAGAAGTGGAAAGATTTTTGCAAGCAGCTG GACCAACTTCGACTAGAATCCACAATGAAATCTAGAATACGGGTGTACGAAAGTGGCCGCTCCGAACAG GATTATGATCCAGATTTGCCACCAGAGCTAGCGGCTGTGACTGGTCATCCAGACAACTCTGCTGACAGTCGCAATAAAACGGATAACGGCCATACAGATTTTAGTGCCCAAGGAAGAGGTCCGGCAAACGTGCGGACACCAGTG ATGACAGGGAGACCTATACAAgttgaaactaattacacagaccGGTTTCCATCTGTTGATTCACGCCCACATCGAATGCGTGAATCAGATTCTGTTATTGAG ATTGTGTGCCAAGGTCGTGATTCAATGGATGATGAGACAGTGGACCAAACTGAAAAGGATTCTCAAGGAGGTAATAAAGGAGTCCATGATGTTGAGGAGGGGAAGCCGTATCCATCAGATAAGATTAATAATTCTGCCCATAACTCAAATTCGGTGATAAAGACAGAACATAAGAGACAGCTACCAGTTTCATCTGAAAGTGATATGTTATCCACGGATGTCAATGCTCATTCCCCTCCCAGCGACAAAACAAGACATTCTCCTCGTGGAGCAAG GTCATTGAAAGGAAGCTCACTGGGTCAGAACTCTATTCGAGAAATTGAAAGCTCCAACGAAGTAATACCTCGCCAGTCATCTTCAAACAGACGCCATGATTCCCAGAAAGAGAACCTTGTTGAGGGCTCAGAAAATAAGGGTGATTCAGAAGGGTCACTTGCTGCTAATGACGACGGGGCAGATAAACTGAGTACAGAAGATCATtttgatggtgatggtggtgatgatgatgatgatgatgatgatgatgatgataagctCGCATTGGTTGGTAGTGTTGAagtggatggtgatgatgctaccTCAGACCCCAACACGCCTAGTGATGCAAATGAGGATGATAACCTGGTTCACTCTGATAAAAAGCAGAAACATATATCTGTGGTTGAGCAACCTACTGGACACAATAGCAGTGAACCTGATGAATTGAAgactagtgaaaatagtaaaGGGAGGTCTGGTAGCAGCAAAGATCAGCAGAAACGCCTTGAATCTGGTGAAGAAGTTCTTCAAGATAGGCAATCAAGGAGAGTAAATAATGTAAGAAGGCATCATGACGCGGAAGAACGCAACCTCCACCGAAAAGATGAGTACTCACGAGATGTAAAATCAGATTTGGAAAGATCACATTTACCCTCCAGAGGCAGGGAAGATATCCACCAATCTTACGCAAACAGAGATCGGGTTGACACGCGGGGCAGGAGTTATGATAGGGTAAGAGAGACAGAAATTTGGCCAAGGAGAGATGATGGTGCTCACAGCCGACGTGCTAAAGAGGAAGATTTGAGGCTAGAGTACAATGTTGAAGGTGGTGCAAGGCAAAGAAATAAGGTGAGGCCCATTGATAGGAATGATAGAGATGAAGATCATTCACGGAAGCGTTTGGATGATGGCGACTGGAGAGGCTCTCGACAAAGAGAGCGTGGTGATGTGGTTTTGAATCGCCGCGAAAGTGACGATTCTCATATAAAGAGAAATAAGGACGATGAGAACTTGCGGAGATTGAAGCCTGAAAATGAAGATATGGTCGTGGCGCACGGTTATAGGGCAAGGGATGATAATAacagaagaaaaaaagagagggatgATGGAATTGATCAGAAAAGACGAGATGATAGTGGTAGACTGCGGGAGAAGGCTGATGATCGTTCTCATGCCAAACAGAAGGATGGCAGCTGGAGACaaagagaaagggaggatagaCAGAGGCCCAAGCATGAAAATGCATTAACCGTTCAGAGGGAAGAAGGAAGAGGAACCAGCCGGGGTAGTCGGATGATGGATGATAAGTTAGTCAGTGGTGGTAGGAAGAAGGATGAACCAAGATCTTCAGTATTAAGCAAAGACACTCAAGAACGTACCAGGCAAAATGAACCTTCGAGGAGAGGTCAGGGTGTGGAAGAAAACAATGTGCAGAATAAAGGGCGTTCTGATGTACATCCACGTGATGACAATTCAAACAGTGAGAGGAACTCCAggcaagaaaaacaaaacaaTAATCGTCTATCTGGCAGTTCTGATACTCGCCACACAAGTAGAGATAGGCATAGGGAGAGCACAAGAAAGGGCAGAGGTTCCGAGCTTGGTGAGCATGATCTCCACAGATCGAGCAAAAGGAGACGTGAAGATCATGAAAGCCATCGCAGTGGGAAG GTTGAAACTAAAGAAGTGAATGAACAAGAGAGTAGTAGAGGTCATGCAACATTATCCAAGAAGAGCCAGAATCCTCAGCCAGATAATTCATTGGTGAATCAAGTGGAAGAAGACGCCATATCAAATGATGAAAACCATGAGGATTCTAGAAGGGGTCGCTCTAAGTTGGAGCGATGGACAAGCCACAAAGAGATAGAATATAGTAATATCGATGATGATAGTACACAGACATTTCCGACCATCAAAGCTGATGTTGAAGCCGATGAGGTAGGTAAATCTGAAGTTTCTGCTGCAGCTGGCAACTCAGACATCAATAGCAATGTTGATACTGGGCAGACATCTGATAAGATGACTGAAGAGCGTGAGCGTGACCGACATCTAGACACAGTTGAGAGGCTCAAGAGACGAAGTGAGCGTTTCAAGCTTCCCATGCCTGGCGAGAAGGATGCACCTCAAAGCAAAAAGGTGGATACCGAAGTGCAGCCTCCCCAAAATGAATCTGCTGCTGCTGATATGGAAGTGAAGCCAGAGCGGCCAGCTCGCAAGAGGAGATGGACTGGGAGTTAG